Proteins encoded in a region of the Acipenser ruthenus chromosome 11, fAciRut3.2 maternal haplotype, whole genome shotgun sequence genome:
- the LOC117426320 gene encoding ubiquitin-protein ligase E3B-like, with protein sequence MFGVAQSSKSQFLDKARQAREERKGQRERERAATQIQALIRRYLCRCQLQKKIRREVDEFFDGCDAGSSKRNALSIFKIARKLLFIFIMKEDKLRFEKLCRCILGSMEVENGHKVWYVSLALSKDLTLLWIKQVKDILWVSCEFLKKLKPDILQDNKMVTLYLSMLVTFTDTSTWKILRVKGDALRPALNRICENIMGQLNQKGFYTILQILLTNGLARSRPSLSKATLTAIFTLALRPVIAAHFSDNLLRSLLINIMSVPAIVSHLHTLTPECIAMIQAHDLLRKFILFLSREEQCSDICVCLEGSHTLCLLGNLIHLGYLTEKVLEDEANHFVRDLTDMLSYCQRYVSQKKSNLTHWHPVLGWFSQTVDYGLNESMPLVTKQLQYLWGVTVIRTLFSDVLSKKLENQEPAQSGAQSLTQQTNLPVKSLFKRAFQKSASVRNILKPVGGRRVDSVEVRKVCSICVLYQTALTTLTQIRLQILTGLTYLDDLLPKLWAFICELGPQGGLKLFMECLNNDTEESKRLLAMLMLFCDCSRHLITILDDIEVYEEQVSFKTEELVTISSFLNTFVYKMIWDGILENAKGETLDLFHSVHGWLMVLYERDCRRRFAPDDHWLRKDLKPSLLFQELDKGKRRAQLLLQYIPHVIPHKNRVLLFRNIVTKEKESLGLVETNSASPHVTHITIRRSRMLEDGYDQLRRLPVNSIKGVIRVKFVNDLGVDEAGIDQDGVFKEFLEEIIKKVFNPALNLFRTTSGDERLYPSPTSYIHENHLQLFEFVGKMLGKAIYEGIVVDVPFASFFLSQVLGHHHSTFYSSIDELPSLDSEFYKNLTSIKRYDGDVGDLGLTLSYDEDVMGQLVCHELIPGGKTMLVTNENKISYIHLMAHFRMHTQIKEPTTAFIRGFRCIINPEWLHVFSTPEVQRLVSGDNAEIDLEDLKKHTVYYGGFHSSHRVIIWLWDIMANDFTSDERAMFLKFVTSCSRPPLLGFAYLKPPFSIRCVEVSDDQDTGDTLGSVLRGFFTIRKKEPGGRLPTSSTCFNLLKLPNYSKKSILRDKLRYAISMNTGFELS encoded by the exons ATGTTTGGTGTGGCGCAGTCCTCCAAGTCCCAGTTCCTGGACAAGGCCAGGCAGGCTCGCGAGGAGAGGAAGGGGCagcgggagagggagagagctgcCACACAGATACAGGCTCTCATCCGACGCTACCTCTGCCGCTGCCAACTCCAGAAGAAAATCAG gagGGAGGTTGATGAATTCTTTGATGGCTGCGATGCTGGATCTTCTAAAAGAAACGCACTTTCAATTTTTAAAATTGCaagaaaattattatttatattcatAATGAAAGAAGATAAGTTG AGGTTTGAAAAACTGTGCCGCTGCATCCTTGGGAGCATGGAGGTGGAGAATGGACACAAG GTGTGGTATGTGTCCTTAGCACTTTCGAAAGACCTCACCCTTCTGTGGATAAAACAGGTAAAGGACATCCTCTGGGTATCCTGTGAGTTCCTGAAAAAGCTAAAG CCGGACATCCTGCAAGACAACAAGATGGTGACCCTGTACCTCAGCATGCTGGTGACCTTCACAGACACAAGCACGTGGAAGATTCTCCGGGTGAAGG GAGATGCCCTGCGGCCAGCCCTGAACCGGATTTGTGAGAACATTATGGGCCAACTCAATCAAAAGGGATTTTATACTATACTGCAG ATTTTGTTAACAAACGGACTGGCGAGATCCAGACCCTCTCTTTCGAAAGCCACTTTAACTGCCATCTTTACTTTGGCGCTACG GCCTGTTATTGCTGCTCACTTCTCTGATAACCTGTTGAGATCCTTGCTGATCAACATCATGTCTGTCCCAGCCATCGTCTCGCACCTCCACACTCTTACACCAGAG TGCATAGCCATGATCCAGGCTCACGACCTCCTGCGGAAGTTCATCCTGTTTCTGAGCAGGGAGGAGCAGTGCAGTGATATCTGTGTGTGCCTGGAAGGGAGCCACACGCTGTGCCTGCTGG GGAACCTGATCCACCTGGGCTACCTGACTGAGAAGGTGCTGGAGGACGAAGCCAACCACTTTGTGAGGGACCTGACCGACATGCTGTCCTACTGCCAGAGATACGTCTCCCAGAAGAAGTCCAACCTCACCCACTGGCACCCTGTTCTGGGCTGGTTCTCCCAGACTGTCGACTACGG TTTGAATGAGTCAATGCCTTTGGTCACCAAGCAGCTGCAGTACCTGTGGGGGGTCACTGTGATCCGAACGCTCTTCAGCGATGTGCTGAGCAAGAAGCTGGAGAACCAGGAGCCTGCTCAGTCAGGCGCTCAGTCATTGACACAGCAGACCAACCTACCCGTGAAGA GTCTCTTCAAGCGCGCGTTCCAGAAGTCGGCCTCGGTGCGTAACATCCTGAAGCCGGTGGGGGGGAGGCGTGTGGACTCGGTGGAGGTGCGCAAGGTGTGCAGTATCTGTGTGCTGTACCAGACCGCCCTCACCACGCTCACACAGATCAGACTGCAGATCCTTACAG GGCTGACTTACCTGGACGACCTGCTCCCCAAGCTCTGGGCCTTTATCTGTGAGCTGGGACCCCAGGGAGGGCTCAAGCTTTTCATGGAGTGCCTGAACAATGACACCGAGGAGTCCAAGAGGCTCCTGGCCATGCTCATGCTGTTCTGTGACTGCTCCAGGCACCTCATCAC GATCCTGGATGACATAGAGGTGTATGAAGAGCAGGTTTCCTTTAAAACAGAAGAGCTGGTCACCATCTCCTCCTTCCTCAACACCTTTGTGTATAAAATGATCTGGGACGGAATCCTGG AGAATGCGAAAGGGGAGACCCTGGATCTCTTCCACTCGGTTCACGGCTGGCTGATGGTGCTGTACGAGCGGGACTGCCGGCGGAGGTTTGCACCGGACGATCACTGGCTGCGCAA AGACCTGAAGCCAAGCCTCCTGTTCCAGGAGTTAGATAAGGGAAAGAGGAGAGCCCAGCTGTTACTGCAGTACATCCCACACGTCATTCCTCATAAAAAC AGAGTCCTGCTGTTCCGCAACATTGTAACGAAGGAGAAGGAGTCTCTGGGATTGGTGGAGACGAATTCGGCCTCGCCTCACGTCACCCACATTACCATCCGGCGCTCCCGCATGCTGGAG GACGGCTATGATCAGCTGCGCCGGCTGCCCGTCAACTCCATCAAGGGTGTGATCCGGGTGAAGTTCGTGAATGACCTGGGGGTGGACGAGGCTGGCATCGACCAGGACGGAGTCTTCAAGGAGTTTCTAGAGGAGATCATCAAGAAAGTGTTTAACCCTGCGCTCAACCTCTTCAGG ACGACCAGCGGTGATGAAAGACTCTACCCCTCGCCCACCTCCTACATCCACGAGAATCACCTGCAGCTTTTTGAGTTCGTGGGCAAGATGCTGGGAAAAGCCATCTACGAG GGGATCGTGGTGGACGTGCCTTTTGCTTCCTTTTTCTTGAGCCAAGTCCTCGGACACCATCACAGCACCTTCTACAGCTCCATCGACGAGCTGCCATCGCTGGACTCCGAGTTTTACAAGAACCTCACGTCGATTAAG CGCTACGACGGGGACGTTGGCGACCTTGGTCTGACCTTGTCTTACGATGAAGATGTCATGGGGCAG CTGGTTTGCCATGAGCTAATTCCAGGAGGAAAGACCATGCTGGTTACCAATGAGAACAA GATCAGCTACATCCATCTGATGGCTCACTTCCGAATGCACACGCAGATTAAAGAGCCGACCACGGCCTTTATCCGCGGCTTCCGCTGCATCATCAACCCCGAGTGGCTGCACGTGTTCTCCACGCCCGAGGTGCAGAGGCTCGTCTCCGGGGACAACGCCGAGATCGACCTGGAGGACCTCAA AAAGCACACTGTGTACTACGGCGGTTTTCACAGCAGTCATCGGGTGATTATCTGGCTGTGGGACATTATGGCGAACGACTTCACTTCTGATGAGAGAGCCATGTTTCTCAAG TTTGTCACCAGCTGCTCCAGACCTCCACTCCTGGGTTTCGCCTACCTCAAACCCCCCTTCTCTATCCGCTGTGTGGAGGTGTCCGATGATCAG GACACAGGAGACACGCTGGGCAGTGTCCTCAGGGGTTTCTTCACCATCCGCAAGAAGGAGCCGGGAGGGCGGCTCCCTACCTCCTCCACCTGCTTCAACCTGCTCAAGCTGCCTAACTACAGCAAGAAAAGCATCCTGCGGGACAAACTGCGCTACGCCATCAGCATGAACACAGGCTTCGAGCTGTCCTAG